A stretch of the Synergistetes bacterium HGW-Synergistetes-1 genome encodes the following:
- a CDS encoding thiamine diphosphokinase has product MKTIVLPDLTIETECDLDITMMVLGGRKPSADWMRSLGFYKNLWAVDSGVDPCFEAGILPDKLVGDGDSASPEAWQWAVDNGVDVSKFNRDKDLTDFQIALDLLSGKGGEKQKALFITGGLAGRFDHLWATVISFINCGENIRPFGMADEIEGMIFLSGPEKLKIDFKRSPGAISLIPFTGESRGVSIKGVRWPLEDVCLKYGKPYSVSNRLADGKQAEVSVKEGTVGVYWVWEI; this is encoded by the coding sequence TTGAAAACGATTGTTCTGCCTGATCTGACCATTGAGACAGAGTGTGATCTCGATATAACTATGATGGTGCTTGGCGGCAGGAAGCCCTCTGCCGACTGGATGAGATCCCTTGGTTTTTATAAGAACCTGTGGGCAGTGGACAGCGGCGTAGATCCCTGCTTTGAAGCTGGGATCCTGCCGGATAAACTTGTGGGAGACGGAGACAGTGCCTCTCCTGAAGCATGGCAGTGGGCCGTGGATAACGGCGTAGACGTTTCAAAATTCAACAGGGACAAGGATCTTACAGACTTTCAGATCGCCCTTGATCTTTTGTCCGGAAAAGGCGGGGAAAAACAGAAGGCTCTATTTATTACAGGAGGGTTGGCAGGCAGGTTTGACCATCTCTGGGCTACTGTCATTTCTTTTATTAACTGCGGCGAAAATATCAGGCCTTTTGGGATGGCTGACGAGATAGAGGGAATGATCTTCCTGAGTGGGCCTGAAAAACTGAAGATCGATTTTAAGAGATCACCTGGCGCAATTTCACTTATACCCTTCACCGGCGAAAGCAGGGGGGTCTCAATAAAAGGAGTCAGGTGGCCCCTTGAGGATGTCTGCCTTAAGTATGGGAAACCTTACAGTGTCAGCAACAGGCTTGCAGATGGAAAACAAGCGGAGGTCTCCGTCAAAGAGGGAACTGTCGGAGTATACTGGGTCTGGGAAATTTAA
- the thiW gene encoding energy coupling factor transporter S component ThiW — MNKNETLKKIIFKKALAAGILAGVGVALSFVSIPVGPTRCFPFQHSINVIAGVLLGPFWAVGAAFTTSLIRNLIGTGSLFAFPGSMFGALLVGMAGRSLHGRHKLFSAMAEPFGTGIIGAWVSAAIVAPLTGASVSFAFFAFSFLVSSVPGAAIGAAVLYSLEKRSVIGRFEDIMI, encoded by the coding sequence ATGAATAAAAATGAAACATTAAAAAAAATTATCTTCAAAAAGGCACTCGCTGCGGGGATTCTGGCAGGTGTGGGAGTAGCTCTCTCCTTTGTCTCCATTCCTGTGGGACCAACCAGATGCTTTCCTTTCCAGCATTCCATAAACGTGATCGCGGGTGTTTTACTTGGTCCATTCTGGGCTGTAGGAGCAGCGTTCACTACAAGTCTGATAAGAAACCTGATCGGCACAGGCAGCCTTTTCGCATTTCCTGGAAGCATGTTCGGGGCACTCCTTGTCGGAATGGCGGGGCGATCGCTGCACGGGAGGCATAAACTTTTTTCAGCTATGGCTGAACCTTTCGGGACAGGTATCATCGGTGCATGGGTCAGCGCAGCCATCGTTGCTCCTCTGACAGGAGCTTCTGTAAGCTTTGCTTTCTTTGCCTTCTCTTTCCTCGTAAGCAGTGTGCCCGGTGCCGCTATCGGTGCGGCTGTGCTTTATTCCCTTGAAAAGAGATCTGTGATAGGCCGGTTCGAGGATATTATGATCTAG
- the coaE gene encoding dephospho-CoA kinase, which translates to MQPEAVILLTVGLTGDVGAGKSTLSRVWEEMGATIIDADRVARDMWIFPDVQKKAAERWGSDFFEGDQKSVFAKIAAKIFSEEEEYEFVSDLLHPATIAAIEDIVRNAEGWVVVEIPLLFECGRPEWMDFVVFVSASAEKRVERNALRGWDAAEIKRRESRLMPRDEKIRKSDWVLENSGSKEEWETKARELGKIFLEKERSSRS; encoded by the coding sequence ATACAGCCGGAGGCGGTTATTTTGCTGACAGTAGGACTGACAGGAGACGTTGGCGCTGGTAAGAGTACCCTGTCGAGGGTGTGGGAAGAGATGGGCGCAACAATCATCGATGCCGACAGGGTCGCCCGTGATATGTGGATATTTCCCGATGTGCAGAAGAAGGCCGCTGAAAGATGGGGCAGTGATTTTTTCGAGGGCGATCAGAAGTCCGTTTTTGCAAAAATAGCTGCAAAGATATTTTCTGAAGAGGAAGAGTATGAGTTTGTATCAGATCTTCTGCATCCTGCAACTATCGCGGCTATAGAAGACATCGTAAGGAATGCCGAAGGCTGGGTCGTTGTCGAGATACCGCTGCTTTTTGAATGTGGGCGTCCCGAATGGATGGATTTTGTGGTATTCGTTTCGGCGTCCGCAGAAAAGCGTGTTGAACGCAACGCATTAAGGGGATGGGATGCCGCTGAGATAAAAAGGCGCGAGAGCAGGCTTATGCCGAGGGATGAAAAGATCAGGAAGTCAGACTGGGTCCTGGAGAACTCCGGCTCGAAAGAAGAGTGGGAAACCAAGGCCAGGGAGCTCGGAAAGATCTTCTTAGAGAAGGAAAGATCTTCTAGATCATAA
- a CDS encoding ATP-dependent DNA helicase PcrA, which produces MSDKIIDSLNPKQKEAVVYCDGHELVLAGAGSGKTRVLTSKIAYLIGTKKVAPWRILALTFTNKAAKEMKTRVESLLGSDLRGMEVSTFHAYGLRFLHRYSDSLMRLGYPKSFVIFDRGDTRNVIKKVLNQLDIDPRIMDAGGAIELISRVKTESNPVTREPAIQTRWLPLYEKYQQYLISQGALDFDDLMVLPLHILATDKEVRERERSRLDWLLVDEYQDVNRPQYLLLRCLVDSGRKIMVVGDPDQSIYGWRGADMGMIMNFANDFKGAKIVVLDQNYRSTGKILEGANGVIQKNSDRHPKDLWTAAPRGEFISIYRSRTDQDEAVWIADQIESLRDDGYRYCEMAVLYRMNALSRGIEQTLLEKGIPYRVIRGLAFYERLEVKDVLSMLRLAVNPRDSISLSRVANVPVRGVGKKSVEILSEQLQMTTGLDPATVWSEMAKTGGGLKGKSGNGAKELAKNMLEILGFSSDVHEAVRTVLYSQGYEEYLKANYPEDWEERVENVLEILSLVPEDGDIAQVLTEIPLFTDQDTQDDMEDRVNLLTLHAAKGLEFPVVFITGMEEGIFPSARAVEGESDLSEERRLCYVGMTRAKERLYMSGSSSRLLFGGVQRNRTSRFIGEIPKSSTEIKDDTAGGGYFADSRTDRRRWRW; this is translated from the coding sequence ATGTCAGATAAAATCATTGATTCTTTAAACCCCAAACAAAAAGAAGCCGTTGTATACTGCGACGGTCATGAACTTGTGCTCGCCGGTGCGGGCAGCGGCAAGACACGCGTCCTTACTTCAAAGATAGCTTATCTGATCGGGACTAAGAAGGTCGCCCCCTGGAGGATACTTGCTCTTACTTTTACAAACAAGGCTGCAAAAGAGATGAAGACAAGGGTGGAAAGTCTCCTTGGCTCAGACCTCAGAGGGATGGAGGTCTCGACCTTCCACGCATACGGGCTCCGCTTTCTTCACAGGTATTCCGATTCCTTAATGAGGCTTGGGTATCCAAAGAGCTTTGTCATCTTTGACCGGGGAGACACAAGGAACGTTATAAAAAAAGTTCTGAACCAGCTTGACATCGATCCGCGGATAATGGACGCCGGAGGAGCAATAGAACTTATATCTAGGGTCAAAACGGAGTCGAATCCGGTCACTAGGGAGCCTGCAATACAAACCAGATGGCTCCCCCTCTATGAAAAATACCAGCAGTATCTGATTTCACAGGGAGCACTGGATTTTGACGATCTTATGGTGCTTCCCCTGCATATTCTTGCCACTGACAAGGAAGTTCGCGAGCGTGAACGCTCCCGTCTTGACTGGCTCCTCGTCGATGAATACCAGGATGTCAACAGGCCCCAGTACCTGCTTTTGCGCTGTCTCGTAGATTCAGGAAGAAAGATAATGGTGGTCGGCGATCCGGACCAGTCAATATATGGATGGCGCGGAGCAGACATGGGTATGATCATGAACTTCGCCAATGACTTCAAAGGCGCGAAGATAGTGGTCCTTGACCAGAATTACCGCTCTACCGGAAAGATACTTGAGGGTGCGAACGGAGTCATACAAAAGAACTCCGACAGGCATCCCAAGGATCTGTGGACAGCTGCGCCAAGGGGCGAGTTTATAAGCATTTACAGGTCTCGCACCGATCAGGATGAAGCAGTTTGGATTGCCGATCAGATAGAGAGCCTGAGGGACGACGGGTACAGGTACTGTGAGATGGCGGTACTTTACAGGATGAACGCGCTCAGCCGCGGCATCGAACAGACGCTTCTGGAAAAAGGGATCCCGTACAGGGTCATCAGGGGACTTGCCTTCTATGAAAGGCTGGAAGTCAAGGATGTCCTTTCGATGCTGCGCCTTGCAGTAAATCCAAGGGACAGCATATCTCTTTCCAGGGTCGCTAACGTTCCCGTGCGCGGAGTAGGAAAAAAGAGCGTCGAGATACTTTCGGAACAGCTCCAAATGACGACCGGTTTGGATCCCGCAACTGTCTGGAGTGAGATGGCAAAGACAGGCGGGGGACTGAAGGGCAAATCTGGAAATGGTGCGAAGGAACTGGCAAAGAACATGCTGGAGATACTGGGGTTCTCTTCGGATGTCCATGAGGCAGTGAGGACTGTCCTCTACTCTCAGGGTTACGAAGAATATTTAAAGGCCAATTATCCCGAAGACTGGGAAGAGAGGGTGGAGAACGTTCTTGAGATACTTTCACTTGTTCCTGAGGACGGAGACATTGCACAGGTGCTGACAGAAATTCCACTCTTTACGGATCAGGATACGCAGGATGACATGGAGGACAGGGTCAATCTGCTTACACTCCACGCGGCAAAAGGACTGGAATTCCCTGTCGTCTTCATAACGGGCATGGAAGAGGGCATCTTCCCGAGTGCGCGCGCTGTCGAGGGAGAGAGCGACCTCTCCGAGGAACGCAGGCTCTGCTACGTTGGCATGACGAGGGCCAAGGAAAGACTATACATGAGCGGTTCGTCATCGAGGCTGCTCTTCGGAGGAGTACAGAGGAACAGAACTTCAAGGTTCATCGGAGAGATCCCAAAGAGCTCAACTGAGATAAAAGACGATACAGCCGGAGGCGGTTATTTTGCTGACAGTAGGACTGACAGGAGACGTTGGCGCTGGTAA
- the raiA gene encoding ribosomal subunit interface protein, whose product MEVRFLTRNVELPAEVREYMEKKVGKIEKFFDKIIDTQVALNFKRGMNVVEITSNVNGVVMRGEDYAPDLRKAFDKALKNIERQVKRHKGYLTDKARMKVQDFSFDIDPELLPAYPDKEEMSREIVKTKKFNVDVMTPIEATMQMDLLGHSFFIFKNDQSGGINVVYRREEGGYGLLEPK is encoded by the coding sequence ATGGAGGTACGTTTTCTTACGCGCAATGTGGAACTGCCGGCAGAGGTCAGAGAATATATGGAGAAGAAGGTCGGTAAGATCGAAAAATTCTTTGACAAGATCATTGACACGCAGGTTGCGTTGAACTTCAAGCGCGGGATGAATGTAGTTGAGATAACCTCCAACGTTAATGGGGTAGTAATGAGGGGCGAAGACTACGCGCCTGACCTCAGGAAGGCTTTTGACAAGGCACTGAAGAATATTGAGCGCCAGGTCAAGAGGCATAAGGGATATCTTACAGACAAGGCAAGGATGAAAGTACAGGATTTCTCATTTGACATAGATCCCGAACTTTTGCCCGCATATCCTGATAAGGAAGAGATGTCGCGCGAGATAGTCAAGACGAAGAAGTTTAACGTTGATGTCATGACTCCTATTGAGGCGACGATGCAGATGGACCTCCTCGGACACAGTTTCTTTATTTTCAAGAACGACCAGTCCGGAGGTATAAATGTAGTCTACCGCAGGGAGGAAGGCGGATACGGCCTGTTGGAGCCCAAGTGA
- a CDS encoding pyridoxal phosphate-dependent aminotransferase: MKMSKRILEIKPSATLSISAKAKTMKAEGKPIISFSLGEPDFNSPECASKAAIDAINRGESHYTLNSGIIELRKEICNYYKRRFGLEYTPDEVLVAPGAKPLLYEALQMLVDPGDEVLLFSPAWVSYVEQVHLAGGKDVIVDTLKTDLIPTKEAIEAVLSDKTVGMIINSPSNPSGAIYNEETLKMIADVAREKDLWIIFDEIYERLVYAPAKHVNILNVAPDLRDKVIIINGASKAYAMTGWRIGYALAPKPLIAKMNTLQTHLTSNASSIAQWAAWGAVKDADPDVEKMREAFEERRKVILELVRSMPYVKVRDPEGAFYIFIDVRESPIPDDIKFCEKLLEEKFVAAVPGAAFFAPGFVRFSYACSMENIREGMQRLKEFLQAL; the protein is encoded by the coding sequence ATGAAAATGTCAAAGAGAATACTTGAGATCAAACCTTCAGCTACTTTAAGTATCTCAGCCAAGGCAAAAACAATGAAAGCGGAAGGCAAACCCATAATATCATTCAGCCTAGGAGAACCTGATTTCAATTCTCCTGAATGCGCATCAAAAGCCGCAATAGACGCTATCAACCGCGGTGAATCGCACTACACACTTAACTCCGGAATAATTGAACTCCGCAAGGAGATCTGCAACTACTACAAGAGACGTTTTGGCCTCGAATACACTCCTGACGAAGTGCTCGTAGCTCCCGGAGCAAAACCGCTCCTCTACGAGGCGCTCCAGATGCTTGTTGACCCCGGCGATGAGGTGCTCCTTTTCTCACCGGCATGGGTCAGCTATGTTGAACAGGTACATCTCGCCGGAGGCAAAGATGTCATAGTCGATACCCTCAAGACAGACCTTATACCCACAAAGGAAGCCATTGAGGCCGTCCTGAGCGATAAGACGGTGGGTATGATAATAAACTCGCCATCAAACCCTTCAGGGGCCATCTATAACGAAGAGACACTGAAAATGATCGCCGATGTGGCAAGGGAGAAGGACCTCTGGATCATCTTCGACGAGATATACGAGAGATTGGTCTACGCACCGGCAAAACATGTCAATATCCTCAACGTAGCCCCGGATCTCAGAGACAAGGTCATCATCATAAACGGCGCAAGCAAGGCCTATGCGATGACCGGCTGGCGTATCGGCTACGCACTTGCACCGAAACCTCTCATTGCCAAGATGAACACGCTGCAGACACACCTTACCTCAAATGCATCCTCGATAGCCCAGTGGGCAGCCTGGGGAGCAGTAAAAGACGCCGACCCGGATGTTGAAAAGATGCGCGAAGCTTTCGAGGAACGCCGCAAGGTCATCCTTGAGCTCGTCAGGAGCATGCCCTATGTAAAGGTCAGGGACCCGGAGGGCGCCTTCTACATCTTCATCGATGTAAGGGAGAGCCCGATCCCCGACGATATTAAGTTCTGCGAAAAACTCCTGGAGGAAAAATTTGTTGCCGCAGTTCCCGGCGCTGCGTTCTTCGCCCCCGGGTTTGTGAGATTCTCCTATGCGTGCTCAATGGAAAATATACGCGAGGGGATGCAGCGCCTAAAGGAATTCCTACAAGCTTTGTAG
- a CDS encoding tRNA adenylyltransferase, whose translation MMTEIEFLRKVTEIGGTAYVAGGWVRDRLMGRCPHDKDYVVCGINENNFTSGFPDAQKTGNSFPVFILYIDGRPCDVAMARTEKKKGIGYKGFVVEYGPDVKIEEDLFRRDTTINSIAWSPEEDKLIDPFGGQTDIEGKKIRATSDHFCEDPVRALRAARQAAEFDFTIEMRTLEMMECCGPELLYEPKERIFGELKRAMMSDRPSIFFSMLAEAGVIAAVILPLGEIWKRQSEDGGEDFSYAMSLLDKTAKLCQRPDVRFASLVRSIGLSLEGREDLLDEIDRTLRLPGVWRRCAEFASLHLPEPATGKAPAVAVDTLTKLQNHPIGIDGCIAITKAEGTIDSYPFLENSEMYLDVMKKARAELPAGIEGRARGEWIRARQIEAVSKLIL comes from the coding sequence ATGATGACAGAGATAGAGTTCCTCAGGAAAGTCACAGAGATCGGTGGAACAGCTTATGTCGCGGGAGGCTGGGTTCGGGACAGGCTAATGGGGCGCTGCCCCCACGACAAGGATTACGTGGTTTGCGGGATTAACGAAAACAACTTTACCTCAGGCTTTCCTGATGCTCAGAAAACAGGAAACTCCTTTCCGGTCTTTATTTTATACATTGACGGCCGCCCCTGCGATGTTGCCATGGCACGGACCGAGAAGAAAAAAGGTATTGGCTATAAGGGATTTGTGGTCGAATACGGACCTGACGTAAAGATAGAAGAAGATCTTTTCAGGCGGGATACTACGATAAACAGCATAGCATGGTCGCCTGAAGAGGATAAGCTGATAGACCCATTTGGCGGACAGACTGACATCGAAGGAAAGAAAATAAGGGCGACCTCTGATCACTTCTGTGAGGATCCCGTAAGGGCTCTTCGTGCTGCCAGGCAGGCAGCCGAATTCGATTTCACTATTGAAATGCGGACCCTTGAGATGATGGAATGCTGCGGCCCAGAACTTCTGTACGAGCCGAAAGAAAGGATCTTTGGCGAATTGAAGAGGGCGATGATGTCTGACAGACCCTCCATATTCTTCTCGATGCTGGCGGAGGCGGGTGTCATTGCTGCTGTTATCCTTCCCCTTGGTGAGATTTGGAAAAGGCAGTCTGAAGATGGCGGGGAAGATTTCAGCTATGCGATGAGTCTGTTGGATAAGACTGCGAAGCTATGCCAACGGCCAGATGTCAGGTTTGCCTCGCTTGTAAGATCGATTGGACTCTCACTTGAAGGTCGTGAAGATCTGTTGGATGAGATCGATCGAACGCTGAGGCTGCCGGGTGTATGGCGAAGGTGCGCTGAGTTCGCATCCCTGCATCTGCCTGAACCCGCAACAGGGAAAGCCCCCGCTGTCGCCGTGGATACTCTTACTAAACTTCAAAATCACCCCATAGGAATTGACGGATGCATAGCCATAACAAAAGCGGAGGGTACTATAGACTCTTATCCCTTCCTTGAGAACAGCGAGATGTATCTTGATGTAATGAAAAAAGCCCGTGCGGAACTCCCGGCAGGAATAGAAGGAAGGGCCAGAGGAGAGTGGATCCGCGCACGGCAAATAGAGGCAGTTTCAAAGTTAATATTGTGA
- a CDS encoding ribosome recycling factor, with translation MPQNLMKDLMTRSEKTLEFLKGTLQGIRTGRAHPALVEDIRVDYFGTATPIKNMGTVSVPEARQIMINPWDKTAMKAIEKAIQASPLGINPQNDGETIRLNLPELTQARRVELSKIVNKSAEEARIAIRNVRRDAIDSLKKMEKDSIITEDDLKKYQKEAQDHTDAFIKKVDAMLADKEKEIMEK, from the coding sequence GTGCCTCAAAATTTGATGAAAGACTTAATGACCCGCAGTGAAAAGACGCTGGAGTTCCTTAAGGGGACGCTTCAGGGCATAAGGACGGGAAGGGCTCATCCTGCCCTTGTAGAAGACATAAGGGTCGACTACTTCGGAACCGCCACACCTATTAAGAATATGGGCACAGTAAGTGTTCCGGAAGCGCGTCAGATCATGATTAACCCCTGGGACAAGACTGCTATGAAAGCAATTGAAAAAGCCATTCAGGCTTCCCCACTTGGGATAAATCCACAAAACGACGGAGAAACAATACGTCTCAACCTGCCCGAACTTACTCAGGCCCGCCGTGTTGAACTGTCCAAGATAGTCAACAAGTCGGCTGAAGAAGCAAGGATAGCTATCCGCAACGTTCGCAGGGATGCCATAGACTCTCTTAAGAAGATGGAGAAAGATAGTATCATCACTGAGGATGACCTGAAGAAGTATCAGAAGGAAGCCCAGGATCATACAGACGCATTTATCAAGAAGGTAGACGCGATGCTGGCTGATAAAGAAAAGGAAATAATGGAAAAATAG
- a CDS encoding UMP kinase translates to MDRKYNRVLLKLSGEILAGDAHFGLDYEAIRGICEEIVEVAREGVAISMVVGGGNIIRGAQTVSVERAQADYMGMLGTVINALALQDALERLGQPTRVQSAIEMKQVAETVIRRRAIRHLEKGRIVIFAAGTGSPYFSTDTTAALRASEIGAECLIKATKVDGIYDKDPEKYPDAKRLKKLTYMDALRMQLKVMDAAAFSLCQENKIPIIVFDVHKKGNLRKLLIEGQDIGSTVSD, encoded by the coding sequence ATGGATCGAAAATATAATCGTGTTTTGTTAAAACTCTCGGGAGAGATACTTGCAGGTGATGCGCATTTTGGACTGGACTACGAAGCTATCAGAGGGATATGCGAAGAGATAGTAGAGGTTGCAAGAGAAGGTGTTGCTATCTCTATGGTAGTCGGTGGCGGAAACATCATTCGCGGTGCGCAGACAGTGAGTGTTGAGAGGGCGCAGGCCGATTATATGGGAATGTTGGGTACCGTCATAAACGCACTTGCCCTGCAGGATGCTCTTGAGCGTCTCGGTCAGCCGACAAGGGTACAGTCTGCCATTGAAATGAAGCAGGTCGCTGAAACTGTGATCCGCAGGAGGGCGATACGCCATCTGGAAAAGGGAAGGATCGTCATCTTTGCCGCAGGAACAGGTTCCCCTTATTTCTCTACAGACACAACAGCAGCTTTAAGGGCTTCTGAGATAGGGGCCGAATGTCTAATAAAGGCGACCAAGGTAGACGGTATTTACGACAAAGATCCGGAGAAGTATCCCGATGCTAAGCGTCTTAAAAAGCTTACCTACATGGATGCGCTGAGGATGCAGCTCAAGGTCATGGACGCTGCGGCCTTCTCGCTTTGCCAGGAAAATAAGATACCGATAATCGTTTTCGACGTTCATAAAAAAGGCAACCTAAGAAAGCTTCTTATCGAAGGACAGGACATAGGATCGACAGTAAGTGATTAG
- the tsf gene encoding translation elongation factor Ts, translated as MADITAGLVSELRARTSVGMMDCKKALVECCGDIDKAVDFLREKGLAKAAKKAERNAAQGMIFSYIHSNAKLGVLVELNCETDFVARTEEFQQLGHEIAMQIAAANPGFIVPEDVPECVVNHEIEVIKAQALEEGKPEKMLDKIAEGRINKFYEENCLMEQKYIRDPDKKIKDLVVENIAKIGENIKVGRFSRFIIEG; from the coding sequence ATGGCTGATATCACAGCAGGACTTGTGTCCGAACTTCGCGCCCGTACCTCAGTAGGTATGATGGACTGCAAAAAAGCGCTCGTAGAGTGCTGCGGCGACATAGACAAGGCAGTTGACTTCCTTCGCGAGAAGGGACTTGCCAAAGCGGCAAAGAAGGCAGAACGCAACGCAGCTCAGGGTATGATCTTCAGTTATATCCACAGCAACGCAAAACTTGGCGTTCTTGTAGAACTCAACTGCGAGACAGACTTTGTTGCCCGTACAGAAGAGTTCCAGCAACTCGGCCACGAGATCGCAATGCAGATCGCTGCGGCGAACCCCGGTTTTATCGTGCCGGAAGATGTGCCCGAGTGCGTAGTGAACCACGAGATCGAAGTCATCAAGGCACAGGCTCTCGAAGAGGGCAAGCCTGAAAAGATGCTTGACAAGATCGCAGAAGGCCGTATTAATAAGTTCTACGAAGAGAACTGCCTGATGGAGCAGAAGTACATCCGTGATCCCGATAAAAAGATCAAGGATCTCGTTGTCGAGAACATAGCTAAAATCGGAGAAAACATTAAAGTAGGTCGCTTCTCCCGTTTTATCATCGAAGGATAA
- the rpsB gene encoding 30S ribosomal protein S2 produces MGVVSMKQLLECGVHFGHQTRRWNPKMKPYIFTERNGIYIIDLQKTVKGLEKAYDFVREVSKSGGTLLFVGTKRQAQDPIREEALKAGQYYINQRWLGGLLTNFATIRRRVTRMVELQGMETDGSINKYPKKEIIQLRKEKDKLEKYLSGIKDMKDIPDALFIIDPRRETIAVLEAHKLGIPVISIVDTNCDPDVIDYPIPGNDDAIRAIELVVGLMANAFIEGRQGQDSRVESASEATEVEEVKEATVVPEELDAVVEEIDKEAVKAIEEQKGWKETN; encoded by the coding sequence ATGGGAGTAGTAAGTATGAAACAGCTGCTTGAGTGCGGTGTTCATTTCGGACATCAGACCAGGCGCTGGAACCCGAAGATGAAGCCATATATCTTCACGGAACGCAACGGCATCTACATCATCGATCTTCAGAAGACAGTCAAAGGACTTGAGAAAGCCTATGACTTCGTCCGCGAAGTATCAAAGTCAGGCGGCACGCTTCTTTTTGTCGGAACAAAGCGCCAGGCGCAGGATCCGATCAGGGAAGAGGCACTCAAGGCCGGACAGTATTACATCAACCAGCGCTGGCTGGGCGGTCTTCTTACCAACTTTGCGACGATCCGCCGCAGGGTGACCCGCATGGTCGAACTTCAGGGAATGGAAACTGACGGATCGATCAACAAGTATCCCAAAAAAGAAATCATCCAGCTTCGGAAGGAAAAAGACAAGCTTGAGAAGTATCTTTCCGGCATCAAGGATATGAAGGACATCCCCGATGCACTCTTCATCATCGACCCGCGCCGTGAAACGATCGCAGTCCTCGAGGCCCATAAGCTTGGTATCCCAGTAATCTCGATCGTCGACACGAACTGCGACCCCGATGTGATCGATTATCCGATCCCCGGAAATGACGACGCTATCCGCGCAATAGAGCTGGTAGTCGGACTCATGGCCAACGCCTTCATCGAAGGACGTCAGGGACAGGATTCGAGGGTCGAAAGCGCAAGCGAAGCAACAGAGGTAGAGGAAGTAAAAGAAGCCACTGTTGTCCCTGAAGAGCTTGATGCAGTAGTAGAGGAGATCGACAAGGAAGCAGTAAAGGCAATAGAGGAGCAGAAAGGCTGGAAGGAGACTAACTAA
- a CDS encoding tRNA adenosine(34) deaminase TadA — protein MELSPMDDTLYMKEALKEAEKAFQKGEIPVGAVMVRSGEIIGRGSNNRSLEDSPLGHAEIVAMQHASKVLDNWRFDDCVLYVTLEPCVMCAGAMVQSRLGTLVYGASDPKAGAVGSLYNILRDPRMYHRCVVRSGILKDECAELLRIFFQKRRT, from the coding sequence ATGGAGCTGTCACCGATGGACGACACTCTTTACATGAAAGAAGCCTTAAAAGAAGCAGAGAAAGCCTTTCAAAAGGGCGAGATCCCTGTCGGCGCTGTAATGGTCAGAAGCGGTGAGATCATAGGACGGGGATCGAACAACAGGTCGCTTGAAGACTCTCCTCTTGGGCATGCGGAGATCGTTGCAATGCAGCACGCTTCAAAAGTTCTTGATAACTGGAGATTTGACGACTGCGTTCTCTACGTGACTCTGGAGCCATGCGTTATGTGTGCCGGCGCGATGGTACAGTCGAGGCTCGGGACTCTCGTTTACGGCGCAAGTGACCCTAAGGCCGGTGCGGTAGGTTCGCTTTATAATATTCTCAGAGATCCGAGAATGTACCACAGGTGCGTTGTGAGGTCAGGAATATTGAAAGATGAGTGTGCAGAATTGCTCCGGATTTTTTTCCAAAAAAGGCGAACTTAA